From Chiloscyllium plagiosum isolate BGI_BamShark_2017 chromosome 47, ASM401019v2, whole genome shotgun sequence, the proteins below share one genomic window:
- the si:ch211-79k12.1 gene encoding cell surface glycoprotein MUC18 isoform X1, which produces MDLFYSTCLLVCLCFPAIASAKLHVSIKEPSGPIVEGSDVILQCLDEGQDMSHVRFQMYHKWLRSWFNIDTTTSFRCWYYSFNVSRDNGELLLRVKQMYKWHAGPYRCVSNGTDGQLISKNITVPLQYLNGISISEPGSVFSRYMRDPRVVRVMRGKDVEVKCCASSSEPPMYQWKRKDNEWIYPNSNLKIVTITPEQGGIYTCTATHPSLPSLTQSKSVLIEVVEEPLSSLQLSDMNLILAIAIPAGVLFLVIIGIIAYKCKAKRNEKGMTLLDNQVSKTPIWKGSDSSIPYCVTDSVPLVM; this is translated from the exons ATGGACCTCTTCTACTCAACATGCCTTTTGGTGTGCCTTTGTTTCCCAGCGATTGCAAGTG CAAAATTGCACGTGTCGATTAAGGAACCCTCCGGACCAATTGTGGAAGGGAGCGACGTGATCTTGCAGTGTTTAGATGAGGGGCAAGACATGTCTCACGTCAGATTCCAGATGTATCACAAG TGGCTGCGGTCCTGGTTCAATATTGATACCACCACTTCCTTCCGTTGCTGGTACTACAGTTTCAATGTCAGCAGAGACAATGGGGAATTACTCCTTCGCGTGAAGCAGATGTACAAATGGCACGCAGGTCCATACCGATGTGTTTCCAATGGAACTGATGGCCAACTCATTTCCAAGAATATAACTGTCCCTCTTCAGT ATCTCAACGGCATATCCATCTCTGAACCTGGGAGCGTCTTTAGTCGTTACATGAGAGACCCACGCGTTGTGAGGGTGATGCGTGGAAAGGATGTTGAGGTCAAATGTTGTGCAAGCTCATCTGAGCCACCAATGTACCAATGGAAGAGAAAG GACAATGAGTGGATTTATCCAAACAGCAACCTGAAGATTGTGACGATCACTCCCGAACAAGGTGGAATCTACACTTGCACAGCCACTCACCCTTCACTCCCAAGTCTGACCCAGTCCAAATCTGTTCTGATTGAGGTTGTGGAAG AACCACTGAGCTCACTGCAACTGAGTGACATGAACCTGATTCTAGCAATAGCGATTCCAGCTGGGGTCCTCTTCTTGGTGATTATCGGCATCATCGCTTACAAATGCAAAGCGAAGAGGAATGAAAAAGGGATGACTCTTCT GGACAACCAGGTCAGCAAGACCCCTATCTGGAAGGGGAGTGACTCATCCATTCCCTACTGTGTGACTGACTCTGTTCCTCTGGTCATGTGA
- the si:ch211-79k12.1 gene encoding cell surface glycoprotein MUC18 isoform X2, with protein sequence MSHVRFQMYHKWLRSWFNIDTTTSFRCWYYSFNVSRDNGELLLRVKQMYKWHAGPYRCVSNGTDGQLISKNITVPLQYLNGISISEPGSVFSRYMRDPRVVRVMRGKDVEVKCCASSSEPPMYQWKRKDNEWIYPNSNLKIVTITPEQGGIYTCTATHPSLPSLTQSKSVLIEVVEEPLSSLQLSDMNLILAIAIPAGVLFLVIIGIIAYKCKAKRNEKGMTLLDNQVSKTPIWKGSDSSIPYCVTDSVPLVM encoded by the exons ATGTCTCACGTCAGATTCCAGATGTATCACAAG TGGCTGCGGTCCTGGTTCAATATTGATACCACCACTTCCTTCCGTTGCTGGTACTACAGTTTCAATGTCAGCAGAGACAATGGGGAATTACTCCTTCGCGTGAAGCAGATGTACAAATGGCACGCAGGTCCATACCGATGTGTTTCCAATGGAACTGATGGCCAACTCATTTCCAAGAATATAACTGTCCCTCTTCAGT ATCTCAACGGCATATCCATCTCTGAACCTGGGAGCGTCTTTAGTCGTTACATGAGAGACCCACGCGTTGTGAGGGTGATGCGTGGAAAGGATGTTGAGGTCAAATGTTGTGCAAGCTCATCTGAGCCACCAATGTACCAATGGAAGAGAAAG GACAATGAGTGGATTTATCCAAACAGCAACCTGAAGATTGTGACGATCACTCCCGAACAAGGTGGAATCTACACTTGCACAGCCACTCACCCTTCACTCCCAAGTCTGACCCAGTCCAAATCTGTTCTGATTGAGGTTGTGGAAG AACCACTGAGCTCACTGCAACTGAGTGACATGAACCTGATTCTAGCAATAGCGATTCCAGCTGGGGTCCTCTTCTTGGTGATTATCGGCATCATCGCTTACAAATGCAAAGCGAAGAGGAATGAAAAAGGGATGACTCTTCT GGACAACCAGGTCAGCAAGACCCCTATCTGGAAGGGGAGTGACTCATCCATTCCCTACTGTGTGACTGACTCTGTTCCTCTGGTCATGTGA